From a region of the Bdellovibrio bacteriovorus genome:
- a CDS encoding ChaN family lipoprotein, giving the protein MNDLQKWIRIRKELYLQMQRQVRHRLGEDTPELMRYHKTYNKEFLKKWTASNKEALWEQVSQSQVVMIGDFHALHQSQKAQLRILRSLPKGRKVVLAVEFFEAADQEKIDKYLSGKLSEKEFLKAVQWQSKWGFPWEHYRPLMRWAQKHKISVRGLNKSYKKRTAITLKSRDVFAGKKIAELVSEFPDHLVFVIYGDLHLAAPHIPEETTKILGKPFAKKILRIFQNSESIYFQLLNKELEASTDLVRLSQNIFCLMSVPPWVKWQNYLMYLEQTYDLGLQYEDEDDDDDEQLDYTDHVGRYVKIIAEELGLNVSVDALSVYTARDSSFWVQARESYDVKTLRWIEEMIAEGMSFYLPEIKAAYLARATVNHAASLAMRYVHAQSSSMTKLPTDVPSDFLSLIWLEGTAYFGSKIINHKRKTDTIADIKASLASRGPSELGKEALQLALAQKMHELMVITGVPGHRLQAKPRKKWSYMIAAQLLGGMLGERLYNGYRKKMVSTTTLRHFLAKPVDSKHFQVAYYDMLEVIESLPTLFHSKKEKL; this is encoded by the coding sequence TTGAACGACTTACAGAAGTGGATTCGCATCCGCAAAGAGCTTTATCTCCAGATGCAACGTCAGGTTCGCCACAGACTGGGCGAGGACACGCCTGAGTTAATGCGCTACCATAAGACTTATAATAAAGAGTTTCTCAAAAAATGGACAGCGTCTAATAAAGAAGCGCTCTGGGAGCAGGTGTCGCAATCTCAAGTCGTGATGATAGGTGATTTTCACGCACTTCATCAATCGCAGAAAGCTCAATTGCGAATACTGCGCAGCCTGCCTAAGGGGCGCAAAGTTGTTTTAGCGGTGGAGTTCTTCGAAGCTGCGGATCAAGAAAAAATCGACAAATACCTTTCGGGTAAACTTTCGGAGAAAGAATTTTTAAAAGCCGTGCAGTGGCAGTCGAAATGGGGATTTCCTTGGGAGCACTATCGTCCTTTAATGCGCTGGGCTCAGAAACATAAGATTTCTGTTCGCGGGTTGAATAAGAGTTATAAAAAAAGAACCGCCATCACTCTGAAATCCCGGGATGTCTTTGCTGGTAAAAAGATTGCAGAGCTCGTCAGTGAGTTTCCCGATCATTTGGTTTTCGTTATCTACGGCGATTTGCATTTGGCTGCACCCCATATTCCGGAAGAAACCACAAAAATTCTGGGGAAACCTTTCGCGAAAAAGATTCTGCGTATCTTTCAGAATTCCGAATCCATCTATTTTCAGTTACTGAATAAAGAACTTGAGGCTTCGACAGACTTAGTGCGACTTTCGCAAAATATTTTTTGTCTGATGAGTGTGCCTCCTTGGGTGAAGTGGCAAAATTATCTCATGTACCTTGAGCAAACTTACGATCTGGGTTTGCAGTATGAAGACGAAGATGATGACGATGATGAGCAATTAGACTATACCGATCATGTCGGTCGCTATGTAAAAATCATTGCCGAAGAACTGGGGCTGAATGTTTCAGTGGATGCGCTGTCTGTGTACACGGCGCGAGACAGTTCGTTTTGGGTCCAGGCCCGGGAATCCTACGATGTAAAAACGTTGCGTTGGATTGAAGAGATGATCGCAGAAGGAATGTCTTTTTATCTTCCAGAGATCAAGGCCGCTTATCTGGCACGTGCGACTGTGAATCATGCGGCTTCGTTAGCCATGCGCTACGTTCACGCGCAAAGCAGTTCAATGACGAAGTTGCCGACGGATGTGCCGTCTGATTTTCTGAGTCTGATTTGGCTTGAAGGCACGGCTTATTTTGGGTCTAAAATTATCAACCATAAAAGAAAAACAGATACGATTGCGGACATTAAAGCAAGCTTAGCATCGCGGGGACCTTCTGAGTTGGGTAAAGAGGCTTTGCAGTTGGCGCTAGCGCAAAAAATGCATGAGTTGATGGTTATCACTGGAGTTCCCGGGCATCGCTTGCAAGCCAAGCCACGAAAGAAGTGGAGCTACATGATTGCGGCGCAACTACTGGGTGGTATGTTGGGTGAAAGACTTTATAATGGCTATCGTAAGAAGATGGTTTCAACAACAACACTGCGACATTTTTTAGCGAAACCTGTTGATAGCAAACATTTTCAAGTGGCCTACTATGATATGCTAGAAGTGATTGAAAGTTTGCCGACTTTGTTTCACAGCAAGAAGGAAAAGTTATGA